The Mercenaria mercenaria strain notata chromosome 1, MADL_Memer_1, whole genome shotgun sequence nucleotide sequence TGCTGTAATACGCAATATCATCCGTGACAAACGCCGTCCAGAAGAAGGCGGCAGTGTACGAGACAGTGCCAATCATACAAATCCATACCTCATCaagacataactgaaatatcCTTACAGATGTAAGACCAATACACATGTACGCCAATGTCCTTACTGCCGCATACACGCCTACTTTGGTTATACTCCAGCAGAATGGCGGCGCAAGCTGGTACAGCGTTTCTGTTGGTAAGCGGGCATGAAAACTTATATTTACTAAAGCATGCATTAGTATGACAATCTGATATTTCCATCGTCTATTTTCTGaatcattatttataaataatgatGAACTTATTTTAAGTAAATCGACACAAGATTTGTCCCTGCGTCTATGTGCTTTGGTAAGCGTTTCTGGTAAAAGAAAGAccataaacaaaaatgtaaagaCTAGAATAATTGCCATAGCACTGAATGTAACCATATATCCCTTCCACTCGACTAGATAACCTTCCACAAAGCTAGCAGACGACATTCCAACACCGAGACAAAACTCTATGACCACTATCCCTAAGATTCTTGATCTCCCTGGCTTTGTTATATCTGCTGCATATGCAAACGAGGCTTGCAGTGCTGTTGCATATTGGCCGGTACATCCTTCTACAAAACAGGCTATCAGTAAGTATGCAATGTTGGCATCGAAATGAATGGTTATTGCAGCTATGCCTAAACGCAAACAACTTCCGGCGATTCCTATCGCGAGTAAAAACTTCCGTCCAAGTGCGTCGGTATATGAACCCAATATCATGTTTGAGATTATAGAAGGGACCCCGGCTGCCACAGCATAATATAAATTCCAGTTAGCCGCCGTTGAAGTTGCTTTTGTCTCAGTTTTATAAATGATGTCATCTTCATCCGCATTACAGCGATCATAAGAATCGTTTCCAAGAGACAAATTTGCTTCTTCATATTCAATTTCCCTGAAATATTCCTTCGTGTATTCTACCAGCGCGTAATAAGAACAAATCATTGCAAATATGTATACAAATAGTACTGGTCCAATAAGCAGATGCCGCCATGTTCTGTCAATCTCTAGTCTATGATATTTACGGTAACCTATATCATCGTCTTCTGTAGCTATCAATGGTTCGCGTTCAGATATTTCCAGATCACTACTTGAGTTGTCCTTTCGTCGTTTTCCTGCCGAATCTGGAACAATAGATTTCTCTTTTCCATCCATAATTGGATTTGTTAACGTAACATAACcgtttgttaaaataaatttgtCCTAACATTACATACCCTGTTGTTATTACCATGTGAATAGTAAAGGGTGACTACTTATGTGCCATTGTGGTTATAAAGCAGGACGCATTTTTCCTAATCTTTACATACCCGGctgtaaaaacatttaaagtaaacCAATACTCCTTTCGAATCGTCCCAGTTCCGTCATCTATAGAAAAAAAGTCGAATATTAGAACATGATTTAAATGTAATAATGAGTATATTAACATTGCATTTTATCTGGGACTCGATGCACTACATGTTGACATTAAAGTGTAGGGTATCTACTCTAACAACGGTAATCTTTAACGACagatatctgaaatattttgattaagaGTGAAGTTACATTTATCCCACCCGTTAACTGATATGAGACACgtgacagaaaatgttttaacgaTTATcaatatcaaaaactttttatACGACTTTAGTGGTGCAGCTACTTTGAAGAGGCATATACTGTAAATGCCTTCCATTCGAacttaaccattaccctgctaaatttctaaaatggactggtctgtcattcattTTGGGAAGTACCATTTAATATTTGAAGGGAtgtgcactgaaaatttacagactgtatagcgaacagtgcagaccatgatcagcctgcacagatgtgcaggcacTGGCCGAAAGACAATATCATTTctcgtcagcaggctaaaggttaaaagtgcaatgaaatatcattttccaAATGTACATTCGAAAGTCGAAAAGTCAGTAACTGAAATTTCATATTAACTGAAATTTGATTATAAAGGAACTTCAAACTATATGTTCTATAACATGTAATAATAGACTTGATATAAagtattgtgtctgaaatcattagtcctccacctctgatgattcatgtggggaagttggcagttacttgcggagaacaggtttgtactggtacagaatccaggaacactggttaggttaactgcccgccgttacatgactgaaatactgttgaaaacggcgttagacccaaaacaaacaaacaaacaaatcttctaATCTCATCCAGTTAATGCCAGATTGTGTCTAGTGTCTGCAGGAACTAATTCAGCCTGGCACTATGAGGGGTGCAATATGTCGGATGTTATTGAACAGcaacttttaaattgtttaaatatgtgcatgGAAACTCGTCAGGTCAAAGAAATATAAGTCGATTGTATAACAAGGTACTGCATTGCATAATGGAAACCTCATACACAATCTTGAAATCTTTATAGTGCAGTATTGCTATATATTTGCTGTAAATGTAAATTTGGTCCCTATTTGGGTAAATTTCCTTGAGAGCAGTAACTTGTCCGGAAATGGTACGTGAGTCACCTATCTGCTGCGTAAGCCCATATTGCTGAGCACCGTTCAAATGTCCGGAATATCCACTCTCGATATGGCTTATAGAGTCGTGTACGTCAACAACTACCTGTGTATGGATAGAGTGAACACAACTGTGCCCTAATTAGAATTGTTACTGTTGTTCTAGTTTTGGCCTACATAATTGACTGGATCTTCCATCTACAGCACCTACAGCCACAGGAAGTTTAGCCTAACCATCCTTCATAGACCTCTATTCAGCCACTGTCGACATTTCAACAAAATGCAGTAACTTGTCATAGAAAATGCGGATCAGATTTCTGATTTCAGCACTCACAGTAAGCACACTAATACCAAACATGGTAGCCAACAAAAGGTATGTTGGATATGTTCTCATCCAAATCATGAACATAAGCATTCTGTGTCTTACTGATATTGAGAGTAAATGGTCACGACCAGGCTGAAATAAAATCAGGCTTTGAGTTTCTGGTGTATCGAGAATAAACTGGTAAAATTGGTCCCCGCGTTCCTTCTTTTAAATTGTCATCTTCGGCAAACTGTCTAAAACGCAAATTTGTGTTTGGAGAAGGCGGCAAATGACACTGATCATCAAATTAGTTTTGAGATCTTTAATAATTATGTTCTGTATGTTCAAAGCCCCCTTCATAACATAGTTATCATTGGCCACGACACTGTAAGCTATTTTTGATTTATAAAGTGCGCATTGAAATACATAACTTGCCCCTAGATAGCTTTCCCggttcatgaaaataatgaatactggtaaaaatacaaatatataaaacataatatgcTGTACATGACTTTATGTAAATACAAATAGCAAATAGATCTACTAACAATTAAATTACGATGATTTTTTCACCGAAATATCTGACTAATTTCACTAATGTAATTATGTATGTAGTTAGATAGAAAGAAATGTGTTGATCAGTATTATTATACAAATCCTAATACTGTTAAATATTGTCAGTTAAtgaacattcttgcataaaaactacttttttcactggatccgcccatgtataaacgggagaaaatcgtgtgcaaacaaggcaattcacgtgctgttaatacatgatttttatttttgaaatgctttgccagggacgtatgtatgtatttctgcgcagactgatatttggcatctgcatcttgtttcttccataataacctcttcttgtagcattatagatacaatgtaatccatagtatgtttagctgtatcagtttccaaccccaaacgtactgcccccatcaatgtacgctctagcttctcttagagtttactccctttacaaagcgtctgttcagttattgaaaataactgtgaataaataagtatcgcgtgtaacttgtgctattgcccgtttttaggcattatattaatgatttttgttagtatcagtcggtttgtttttacctgattgttcgcagaattcatataataaacctcgaaagctagtcactagcttaattcgtactcatccgtactctgtttgttcgtactcaaaataattgtgttcctgtttatcaaattttttagttatatgcaaaattatgtgtaatgtaacgtttgtaataactaaaaataaaaataagatgctcaaaaaccttcaaatcacgcttttagtagtgttgttgttatgtgtgccccggttatggatatttaaaacatgtttaccgtttccaagaacaacaagaatggtaaataaaaaatgtaccggaatcgtcaagtcatcacatatgaaaacaatgcatttagtcgtcgtgtaatgttttttatgcaagaatagcgacaatacacgtttgttttgtgtattaacgcctgcagaagcccttgggatatgtttgtgacctcggccttcggtctcggtcacaaacaatcccgcgggcttctgcagacgttaatacacaaaaaaacgtgtattatccctacattgatgATAAATCTACCTTGTTAAAATTAACCATATTCTGTAAAAACATAATGTCCACATTTAAATAACtacagtaaaatatgtttattaatatCTCATTCTCCATTAAATTTGTCAATCATTatctattattttgtattattatgttatgttattaatGCTGCATTTCATTGTTATGTCAGATGCTCTaaatgaccttgacttttcaaaataaacttctAAACTTCTAAACTTCTAATCAATACAGTTCTTCACCTTGTGTCTTGACGGTAACTAAGGTCCATTGGTGATTCAAGAAGGGGTTGAAAATTACAACACAGTCAGATTTTATTCTAACAAGTTCCTTTATTAAATGTTATAGTAAAATAAGCACGAGCCTCTTTCgctaaatatgtatatattatgttgCACAAAGTGTTAACGATTGAACAGTGATAAAGTAAAGCACACCCTGACACAAGTTAACGTATTAACATTACGTACAGGTATCTAACAAAATAGTGCGCGTCACAACGCTGCGATAAGgtttattttatatgatatgtGTGTCTTTGAAACGGCCCAGACATGGGTACATCGATATAATTAGCGTCACCTTACTTGACCGTCTGAGTACATATTGTGTATAAAGTTTGATAGCATACCATCTTGACCTGGTCAGCAACATCACGCGATGGTGAGTGTATCCGTTTAAGGTACACAAACTTAACCTTGTCAACAAACCACAGACATACCGGTTAAGGTATTTCATATATAAACTAAATTGTACAAATATACTTGAAGGGAAAAATTGTGTAACTATTTgaggcattgacctccagatttgggctaaaaatgattttttttagaattgtagtttggtcatattatgaaattagaacatgattttttgtttctaaactatcttaaaagtTCTAAATCAAGAGAAAAATTATGTACGAGTCCGGAATGGAACCCGGGCCGCTGCGGCAATAAAAGTTTCCCTGCGTTCTTGACCAACAAactcttttcaattttgaatggaaaaattagtaaaaacaactaattcttatgtatttccgtaacatataaaatgtcagtaactaagtttcaaagccgttTTAAGAAGTAAAgcaataattttctaatatctgGAAAAGAatttttgtagggataatacacgtttttttgtgtattaacgtctgcagaagcccgcgggattgtttgtgaccgagaccgaaggtcgaggtcacaaacatatcccaagggcttctgcagatgttaatacacaaaacaaacgtgtattgtcgctattcttgcataaaaatatatttcacggcgatttatgtattgttttcatacgtgatgacttgacgattccggtacattttttatttaccattccagttgttcttggaaacggtaaacatgttttaaatatccgtatccagggcccggaaataaacaacgctatcaaaagcacctcctgaaggtttttaagcgagtttttatctctcattattacaaacataaaattaccaataattgttcatatcatttcacaatttggtggactcgatcacaatttcaagaataataactttgcattcgagttatattgagtacggacacgcagttggagtacggataagtacgaacgtagtgtcaagtttccaagctgtttatataaattcttagagaaattagataaaaacataccgactgatacttaccaaaatcataaatataatacctaaaaacgaacaatagcacaagttacacgcgatacttatttattcacagttatttacaataactgaacagacgctttgtaaagggagtgaactctaagagaagctagggcgtacattgatgggggcagtacgattggggttggaaacagatacagctaaacatactatggattacattgtatttataatgctacaagatgaggttgttaaggaagaaacaagacgcagatgccaaatatcagtgtgcgtaaaaatacatacatatatccctggcaaagcatttcaaaaataaaaatcgggtattaacagcacgtgaattgccttgtttgcacacgatttttctcccgttaatacatgggcggatccagtgaaaaaagtagtttttatgcaagaatttctGTTTGTTGTCGTTGAATCTGGATGTCAGGCCTTACATTGTTATATTGGAAACCTCTTGATAGGGATGAACAGATGTTGTTGACAATGATCGGCTCCGGAATTATATAGGATGGGTTCAATTAAACAACACAGGGACAGGATGTCAATTGATTGCAGCATGAGAGAACATAGAAGACCAAGATACcgggaaaaatattaaaaaataaaaaatatttgataaaatcatattattatatcatatataatgAGTACAAAAATCGTTGTTCCAACTAACTTTATTATGATACTGTCTGTGCCATCGTGTTATTAATATTGAACCCGATGCATCGCCAGTAGAAAGGACGAAATAATGATGACAAGTCATTTTATGGCTCGAACTATAACACTTCGTGTGCGATATTATAAGTAGTGATTTTCTAACCATtaagtacgcataacatctatttggaaagctgtttttttctgtttaagattaaaaattaaagcattatggacttTTAACAGAAAACCATACTTTTATTCATATTATCATTTTCCAGCAGCAAATACATGATGCAAATCTTTTGTTCTGCTTTTTCATGTTTATTGGAATACTGACATTGATGAATATTATTTCACTGTATTAtactataaaaaaagtttttaaaaaaattataggCTTAAATAAACGTCATTTTTAGATTTTTCATCTCtacaataaatactttaaaagttttctttttactttggaAGGACGCAACCATTTGGTTGTTCCTTTTCCCGGTACCACGGTACCACACTGGATATAACTTCGACTCGTGATCTGGTCTGCCTATTGGTGATCGATACATGGTTATCACCACGTGATCGTGATATCCCTACTGGGACATTATAAATGAACGTTCaaaaacatttatcataaataattttcaaactgaTATATTTCAAGCAAGAAGTGGGACTAATTCGTGCCCAGGAGCGTAGACTCGTAAATCGTGCACAACCTAGACAAGCACAGGCAGTGGACTAGGCTGGACGGCAACTTGAAGATCAAAATGTAGCTGCAAGACCAGTCCCTGTGGCACCTCCATTGAGTGGCACGTCCACCTAGAGCTACTGACCAGGCTGTGATACCTCCACGTGAACCAGTTCAAACAATGACCTTTATGACGATTTTCATGAAAGGAACTGTCCCAAAGCTGTTAagaaagtacacattttttatatgtataaaaataaagcCATGGTACaaagttacattttttatttatattattctgACCCCGTCAaacaagttattttttattttgcctaaTTAGCACTTGAGATGCCACGTCATAGTAAAATGGCcagtattcatatttttttttttgttaaactgaGTCGGAGAAAAGGGGgcaatatttttataacaaattgtGTTAAATGagagaacagaaaaaaaacaataatttaattaCATGTAACAAACGTTGTTATTTAGATTGCCCATTGTTACGAATGGTAAGCACTACTTCTTGATATACAGTTGAACCTTCCTAAGAGACCGTCTGTACTTAggagccacttgccttaagcctTAAACAGCCAGTCAGCTTACTTCCTACACTGACTATGTTTTAGTGTTGCTCTATTACATGGTAGCTTAACAGAAGTTGAATCAAAACTATATCAAGAGACATTTAAAGACTTTCATTCAAGAACAGCTAAGCAATTTTTGTTCACCTTTGATCATTTTGTAACACTAACAAGGGATGCAAACAGTACATATATATCAACgctattatattttgttattttattcataaatttttATTGCACATTAGGTTGTCAAAGACATCTTGTCCGAACGAGTATACCTTTCACTAATCTTTCACAATAGCAAGGTCAAGTGTACTAAATACAAATGTTTCACTACTCATGTAATATTGTCAGCTGAAGCCGATGTTGATATAGACTTGATGCCGATTCAATGTCTGTTCAAATATTAAACGAACCAAATTGTTTTGTATATCATGATGATATATGTAATTTGAAAACTAATTTCGAGACTCTCTGAGTTGTAAAAAAGGGTCATTTTTTGCAAGTTGATCACTGTTATCGTAATTTTCTAAGTGGATCACTGCAACACCAAGTTGACGGAGCAGTTACTTTTTCAAATTGAAACTAATCagaactatttttttctttattcaatGTGTTACCCAGTACTAGAGAAACTAGAAACGATTCATTAAAAATACAACATAATCAAATGAAATTCCTGCATAAAGTAGGACTGAATTATTTTCAGCATGGAAATCCATTAAGCCGCTATGATTCTGGAACAATTATCTCAGCCTGTGGTagctgtttatatttatttcttctcTTCTCAACGTGCCATCCTATCTTCAATACACTGAAAGAAAAAAGTATGGAGATTTGTATTTCCATTCTTTGCCCAGTTtcgttttacatgtattttaaacatCACGTGTGCATTTGCACTTAAAGATTTTGGATTAACGATCTGATGGACAGCAAAGCAGAGGGAAAGATAAAAATGTAGGCGAGAATGCCACTTCATAGTATTGTTGTTATCAAAACTGAAAGATTCTTGTAGGTGGGAGTAACTAAATTAGCTTTACATTCTACCCTATGGTAGAATGGTCAGCTGAACCCGATAAGTGAATGTAGAGAGTCTTAAGATTTTCAGTGTGAAACACTGCTTGACTTCACAAGTCTAAACCTGATATACACTCATAATCATTTTTCACTGACTTTGCTTTAAAATTTTGCGTTattcatattatacattaaaaggACGTGCTTACATCAACAATACAATGCAGATGGCATCAAAACCACCAACTGTAAGAAAAACCAAGCCTCGCATGTATGAAACGGTGGCTGCGTAAATCCAACTTGTCATGACATTTGCCAGCAGTGATGTCACAACTTCAAGCGTGCCTACAGCACTGAATATTGCTCCTGCAACAGAAAATGTACCTCTTGTAAGTAATAAAAACCATAGAAGGCGGAACGATGGATGACTAGATAATTAGAATCTATCTAATCgtggagaagaattctataagactatgtgtttttcattcttatcctttgaAAATTCCTacttatcttgttcaaactatgatgtatgtattaaatgtgtacatgtattactgggaataaattatgtttaaagtaattGTGGTCTCGTAGTTTTCTTTGGGGTACAAAATGCCAGTGCGTCTACGCAATTTACAAACAAAGCTATTGTAAATTAATCAAACCTGCAGTAATTAAATTTACAGTGAGGTTTCCATATTCAGTGCTATGAAGTACTAGGTATTTAGTCTTGCGTATACTTTTGAATTGTGAGTTTTTGGACTTGTACTCGGTGTTGTATTTTATGggcctttgggatcatggagttcattcaatgtgatatataacagagttccgcttaagctgttACTAACTAGCAAGGTGAGGTAACGCCGGGGGTTAAACGTTTCAACAAActcactcaaaccgagtctgatatcACTTTGCTTGGTTGCGCTCTATGCGTCCAAAGGATTTTCTCATAGATTGTATTCGTGTGTTGGATAAGAGTACCTCTTATCGTTGCCGGCGCATGCAATCGAGCGATGTGCTATTATAAAGGGCTTTGCCTTAAAGTTCAGTCTTGTAATTGAATTGATCTGTTTAAGCTGATGTAATCTATCAAGTTTGGACTGCGAATAGTGTGATTTGTGGTTCAACTTCCCATAATTTTATTCATCAAAATACGATTTAAGTGTGGTCATTTATTTATTCGTATAGTTTGACCTACCTTGCACCGTTAAACAATGTAACTATGTAATGATAATACCAGTGACGCAGTAGTCCTATATCTTCATAGATATAATCATGatttattaacatgattaatCATAAGTCACATCCGAATAAATCACATACAGATGTTTCAGATATTCCTTCGAAATAGTTAAAGTATCTCTATGCCATAACAATGTTCTGAAGAAAGATATGACAATCATACCTTGTCTTTCTGGAGGTGTCAAATGAGAAAGAATGCTGCGCTGCATGGTGGTTGACAATGGACCGAAACATCCTACCGCTATAACTGAAAAATGCAAATCACATCTATagcatattttacagtttttcaaCAAACGATTTTCAAATCAAGCTATACGTGCCTAAAACATTAATCTGAATACTATCTTTTACAATAAACATACTtattaataagacaatgtgttttaTATTTGGACTGTAATTTTGGTGTAGAACAATTTGAAAACTTTATTTCCGctaaaagaaaaacttaaatatttaacTTACTTATATAGTATTCCAAGTCGTTGTCAACGAAAGCCGTCCAGAAAAACGCAGCGCCGTAGGAAACTGTCCCTATCATACAAATCCAGATCTCATCAATGAATCTCGAGAACAGATGCACTGACCCCAATCCCACAAACATAATAACTAAAGTTCTAATGGCAGCGTATATGCCAATTTTAGTTGGGGACCAACAGAAGGGTGAGGCAAGTTGGTATAGTGTCTCAGTAGGTAATCGTGAGAGAAAACTAATATTACAAAGTGCGTGGATCAACAGGACTAACTGATATTTCCAGCGTCTGTTCTCTGAGTCATTGTCCACAAAGAAGGATAGGCTGATTTTGAGTAAACCTACACACGATTTGTCTCTGTGACGGTGTTCTTTTGTCAGTGTTTCCGGAAGTAGGAAGATCATGAAGAGAAGTGTTAATACAAGAACTGCCGCCATCGAAGCAAATGTAAACATATAACCTTTCCATTCTACCATATATCCTTCCGCCAAACTAGCTCCTGACAAACCTACACCTATTACAAACTCTACGAATATAATGCCGAGGATTCTAGCTCTCCCGGGTTTTGTAATATCAGCAATGTAGGCAAGGCCAACTTGTAAAGTTGTTGCATACTGGCCCGTGCATCCTTCTACGAAACATGCAATCAACAAATATATGATATCTGCTTCTAGATAAATAGTGACCGCCGCTATACTTAGTCGAAGGCATGTACCAATTATCCCCACCGCTAATAGGAACTTTCGACCAATCGCATCAGTGTATGAACCAAGCACCATGTTGGAGAGTACGGCGGGAACACCGGCAGCTACGGCATAATAAACGTTCCATGTAGAAGCTTCGGAAGTCGCCCTCACTTCTGTTTGATACACAATATTATTCTTGTCCACTTCGCAAAATGCATCAGTCGTATTGTCCAAAGACAAGTTTGCTTTCGTGTATTCACTCTTCATAAAATACTGATTTGTATACTCGACCAGCGCATAATAGGAGCATAACATAGCGAACATATACGCAAAAATTATAGGTCCTATTAGCCAATGCAGCCATGTTGTATCTATTTCCAGTCCGCGGAATTTCCGGTAACCTAGGTCATCACCATTTTCATGGTTATTTGTAAGTAAAGGTTTATTTTCATCATTAGCATCGCTTTCATGTCTTACATCGACTGTTTTTGCCGGGGTAGGTCCCGAAAACGGAGAATCACTTCCTTCCATTTTTTATTCATAAACTTTCTGACGATATTTTTTGTATCCAGCTTATTAAATGAgaattaaatatatattcaaacaatagaaaatgaaACTATTATATTCCTTCAACAAACTGATAGCCATATTTCACTGCCTGCACATTTTATGTCGTAAAATCCAAATCTGATGTGTGTTTAGG carries:
- the LOC123529061 gene encoding solute carrier family 46 member 3-like; translated protein: MDGKEKSIVPDSAGKRRKDNSSSDLEISEREPLIATEDDDIGYRKYHRLEIDRTWRHLLIGPVLFVYIFAMICSYYALVEYTKEYFREIEYEEANLSLGNDSYDRCNADEDDIIYKTETKATSTAANWNLYYAVAAGVPSIISNMILGSYTDALGRKFLLAIGIAGSCLRLGIAAITIHFDANIAYLLIACFVEGCTGQYATALQASFAYAADITKPGRSRILGIVVIEFCLGVGMSSASFVEGYLVEWKGYMVTFSAMAIILVFTFLFMVFLLPETLTKAHRRRDKSCVDLLKISSSLFINNDSENRRWKYQIVILMHALVNISFHARLPTETLYQLAPPFCWSITKVGVYAAVRTLAYMCIGLTSVRIFQLCLDEVWICMIGTVSYTAAFFWTAFVTDDIAYYSIIAVGCFGPLSVTMHRSILSHLTPPEKQGAIFSAIGTQEVVSHLLSNVITSSVYAETVSYMRGLVFLVLGGFDAVSIILTLFLKIGWYREKKADKGQSTSQTEIIVSVPASEQEV
- the LOC123545369 gene encoding solute carrier family 46 member 3-like, with amino-acid sequence MEGSDSPFSGPTPAKTVDVRHESDANDENKPLLTNNHENGDDLGYRKFRGLEIDTTWLHWLIGPIIFAYMFAMLCSYYALVEYTNQYFMKSEYTKANLSLDNTTDAFCEVDKNNIVYQTEVRATSEASTWNVYYAVAAGVPAVLSNMVLGSYTDAIGRKFLLAVGIIGTCLRLSIAAVTIYLEADIIYLLIACFVEGCTGQYATTLQVGLAYIADITKPGRARILGIIFVEFVIGVGLSGASLAEGYMVEWKGYMFTFASMAAVLVLTLLFMIFLLPETLTKEHRHRDKSCVGLLKISLSFFVDNDSENRRWKYQLVLLIHALCNISFLSRLPTETLYQLASPFCWSPTKIGIYAAIRTLVIMFVGLGSVHLFSRFIDEIWICMIGTVSYGAAFFWTAFVDNDLEYYIIIAVGCFGPLSTTMQRSILSHLTPPERQGAIFSAVGTLEVVTSLLANVMTSWIYAATVSYMRGLVFLTVGGFDAICIVLLIVLKIGWHVEKRRNKYKQLPQAEIIVPES